Proteins found in one Hypericibacter terrae genomic segment:
- a CDS encoding proline iminopeptidase-family hydrolase — translation MTVPAREGRADFRGYQTWYRVTGDLKSGKPPVVILHGGPGAAHNYTDSFKRLAERGRAVVHYDQLGCGLSTHLPEKGADFWTVQLFLDELDNLLAHLGMATSYHVIGQSWGGMLGAEHAVRRPKGMRSIVIADSPPSMVLWVQEANKLRDALPAEVQATLLKHEKAGTTNSPEYATAMRVFYDRHVCRVTPWPDEVAKSFAQIEADPTVYFTMNGPSEFHVVGTLKNWTIVDRLDRITAPVLLISGRHDEATPAVVQPFKDKIKQARWEIFEQSSHMPHVEETERCMKVVGDFLDQHDR, via the coding sequence ATGACGGTTCCGGCTCGCGAAGGCCGCGCGGACTTCCGCGGATATCAGACCTGGTACCGGGTGACCGGCGATCTCAAGAGCGGCAAGCCGCCCGTGGTCATCCTTCACGGTGGCCCCGGCGCCGCCCATAACTACACCGACAGCTTCAAGCGCCTGGCCGAACGCGGCCGGGCGGTCGTGCATTACGACCAGCTGGGCTGCGGCCTCTCGACCCATCTGCCGGAGAAGGGCGCCGATTTCTGGACCGTCCAGCTCTTCCTCGACGAACTGGACAACCTCCTGGCCCATCTCGGCATGGCCACTTCCTATCATGTGATCGGCCAGTCCTGGGGTGGGATGCTGGGCGCGGAGCATGCGGTCCGGCGGCCCAAGGGCATGCGCTCGATCGTGATCGCGGATTCGCCGCCCTCGATGGTGCTGTGGGTGCAGGAAGCCAACAAACTGCGCGACGCCTTGCCCGCCGAGGTTCAGGCGACGCTGCTGAAGCATGAGAAGGCCGGCACCACGAACTCGCCCGAATACGCGACGGCCATGCGCGTCTTCTACGACCGCCATGTCTGCCGGGTGACGCCCTGGCCCGACGAGGTCGCCAAGAGCTTCGCGCAGATCGAGGCCGACCCGACCGTCTATTTCACCATGAACGGGCCCAGCGAGTTCCATGTCGTGGGCACGCTGAAGAACTGGACCATCGTCGATCGGCTCGATCGCATCACGGCACCCGTGCTGCTGATCTCCGGGCGCCATGACGAGGCGACGCCGGCCGTGGTGCAGCCCTTCAAGGACAAGATCAAGCAGGCTCGCTGGGAGATCTTCGAGCAGTCGAGCCACATGCCGCATGTCGAAGAAACGGAGCGATGCATGAAGGTCGTGGGCGATTTCCTCGACCAGCATGACCGCTGA
- a CDS encoding SgcJ/EcaC family oxidoreductase: protein MPSPEETVRGLYERLLERWNERDARGMAGLFAIEGNLVGFDGSSVNGRMPIEDHLGPIFRDHPTPRFVAKVREIRCLAPKVMLLRAAAAMVAPGAGDINPALNAIQSLVAVRRDGNWQVQLFQNTPAAFHGRMAEAEALSEELRSAAKAVVGD, encoded by the coding sequence ATGCCATCGCCGGAAGAGACGGTTCGCGGGCTCTATGAGCGCCTGCTGGAACGATGGAACGAGCGCGATGCCCGCGGCATGGCGGGCCTGTTCGCGATCGAAGGCAATCTGGTCGGTTTCGACGGCAGTTCCGTCAACGGGCGGATGCCGATCGAAGACCATCTGGGTCCGATCTTCCGCGATCATCCCACGCCGCGCTTCGTGGCCAAGGTCCGCGAGATCCGGTGCCTGGCGCCGAAGGTCATGCTGCTGCGCGCCGCAGCGGCCATGGTCGCGCCCGGCGCCGGCGACATCAACCCGGCCTTGAACGCCATCCAATCGCTCGTCGCCGTGCGCCGCGACGGCAATTGGCAGGTCCAGCTCTTCCAGAATACGCCGGCGGCCTTCCACGGCCGGATGGCGGAAGCCGAAGCCCTGTCGGAAGAATTGCGGAGTGCAGCCAAAGCCGTGGTCGGCGACTGA
- a CDS encoding M81 family metallopeptidase, with amino-acid sequence MARLAIGGFVHETNTFAPTKARFEHFAMADGWPALVRGPAMVEAVKGINLPAAGFVEATLGLGHELVPLTWCSATPLAHVEREAYERIAGMLLDDIRQALPLDGLYLDLHGAMVAEHHEDGEGELLRRIRALVGETLPIVVGLDLHANVTESMVRHATALVAFRTYPHVDMAETGARAAGLLDRLIGGTPCFGALRKAPFLIPLTWQCTLIEPAASIYRRLEELEREPGILSMSFTPGFPPADIRECGPAVIAQATTQAAADRAADLLEQLVEKSEPAFAGRLWKPDEAVAEAMVREARAAKPVILADTQDNPGAGTNSDTMGVFAALVHAHAKGAVVGLVCDPESAAHAHEAGEGATIEIGLGNKSGLAGLTPYRGRFKVERLGSGSFTATGPFYLGSRMQLGPMALLEHEGVRVVVSSRKQQAADRSMFRHVGIEPERQKILALKSSVHFRADFQAIAEEILVVASPGSNPADHLQLPYKHLRPGLRLMPLGPAFAGTAR; translated from the coding sequence ATGGCGCGGCTCGCGATCGGCGGCTTCGTTCACGAAACCAACACCTTTGCTCCGACGAAGGCGCGCTTCGAGCATTTCGCCATGGCCGATGGCTGGCCGGCGCTGGTGCGCGGACCCGCCATGGTCGAGGCGGTCAAGGGCATCAATCTTCCGGCCGCCGGTTTCGTCGAGGCGACGCTGGGGCTGGGCCATGAGCTGGTGCCGTTGACCTGGTGCTCGGCGACGCCGCTGGCCCATGTCGAGCGCGAGGCCTATGAGCGTATCGCCGGCATGCTGCTCGACGACATCAGGCAGGCGCTGCCGCTCGACGGTCTTTATCTCGATCTGCATGGCGCCATGGTCGCCGAGCATCACGAGGATGGCGAAGGCGAGCTGTTGCGGCGGATCCGCGCTCTGGTCGGCGAGACGCTGCCGATCGTGGTCGGGCTCGATCTCCATGCCAACGTGACGGAATCGATGGTGCGCCATGCCACGGCGCTGGTGGCCTTCCGCACCTATCCGCATGTCGACATGGCGGAGACGGGCGCGCGGGCGGCAGGGCTGCTGGACCGCCTCATCGGCGGCACGCCCTGTTTCGGGGCGCTGCGCAAGGCGCCGTTCCTCATCCCGCTGACCTGGCAATGCACCCTGATCGAGCCGGCGGCCTCGATCTATCGCCGGCTCGAGGAGCTCGAGCGCGAGCCCGGCATCCTGTCGATGTCCTTCACGCCCGGCTTTCCGCCGGCGGATATCCGCGAATGCGGCCCTGCGGTGATCGCACAGGCGACGACCCAGGCCGCGGCCGACCGTGCGGCGGACCTGCTGGAGCAGCTGGTGGAGAAGAGCGAGCCGGCCTTCGCCGGCCGCCTCTGGAAGCCCGACGAAGCCGTGGCCGAAGCCATGGTGCGCGAGGCGCGCGCCGCCAAGCCCGTCATCCTCGCCGACACGCAAGACAATCCCGGTGCCGGCACGAACTCCGACACGATGGGCGTCTTCGCGGCCCTGGTGCATGCCCATGCCAAGGGCGCGGTCGTCGGATTGGTCTGCGATCCAGAGAGTGCCGCTCACGCGCATGAAGCGGGCGAGGGGGCGACGATCGAGATCGGCCTGGGCAACAAGTCGGGGCTCGCCGGCCTCACGCCCTATCGCGGCCGTTTCAAGGTGGAGCGCCTCGGCAGCGGCAGCTTCACCGCGACCGGACCGTTCTATCTCGGCTCGCGGATGCAGCTCGGGCCCATGGCCTTGCTCGAGCATGAAGGCGTGCGCGTCGTGGTATCGAGCCGCAAGCAGCAGGCGGCCGACCGCTCCATGTTCCGTCATGTCGGGATCGAGCCGGAGCGCCAGAAGATCCTGGCGCTCAAAAGCTCGGTGCATTTCAGGGCGGACTTCCAGGCAATCGCCGAGGAAATTCTGGTGGTGGCCTCGCCCGGATCCAATCCGGCCGATCATCTGCAGCTGCCCTACAAACATCTGCGCCCGGGCTTGCGGCTCATGCCGCTGGGGCCCGCCTTCGCCGGTACCGCCCGCTGA
- a CDS encoding TPM domain-containing protein, translating to MSVLSQAERDRIEAAIRVVEARTSGELVTVVADRADSYLFVSLLYAVAGAFTVAPVLWALDATTKFLPLYVIQVVTFLVLLLLLRWRPVLMALVPDSIQRLHAERLAREQFVNLGLADTPERAGILLFVSAAERYVEVIADRGIHERVTVGVWSKAVAAFAEQVKQGRVADGFLATIEILGGQLARHMPAETDNPNRLPDVLIEIRG from the coding sequence ATGTCCGTTCTGAGCCAGGCCGAACGCGACCGCATCGAAGCGGCGATCCGCGTGGTCGAGGCCCGCACCAGTGGAGAATTGGTGACGGTCGTGGCGGATCGGGCCGATTCCTATCTCTTTGTCTCGCTGCTTTATGCCGTGGCCGGCGCTTTCACGGTCGCGCCGGTGTTGTGGGCCTTGGATGCGACGACCAAGTTCCTGCCGCTCTACGTGATCCAGGTCGTCACCTTCCTGGTCCTCCTGCTGCTGCTGCGCTGGCGTCCGGTGCTGATGGCGCTGGTGCCGGACTCGATCCAGCGGCTTCACGCCGAGCGCCTCGCCCGCGAGCAATTCGTCAATCTGGGGCTGGCCGACACGCCCGAACGCGCCGGCATCCTTCTCTTCGTCTCGGCCGCCGAGCGCTATGTCGAGGTCATTGCCGACCGCGGCATCCATGAGCGGGTCACGGTCGGCGTCTGGAGCAAGGCGGTCGCGGCCTTCGCGGAGCAGGTCAAGCAGGGGCGGGTGGCGGACGGATTCCTCGCGACGATCGAGATCCTCGGCGGCCAGCTCGCACGCCATATGCCCGCCGAGACGGACAACCCCAACCGCCTGCCCGACGTGTTGATCGAAATACGCGGATGA
- a CDS encoding TPM domain-containing protein, whose amino-acid sequence MRARMAIALWRGLWPALLLAAMLASQSVSAAEPKWPELTGRVVDEAGLLSQQQRAELDSKLTQIETPSGTQLVVVTVNSLQGLEIEEYGVGLGRHWGIGQVGKNNGAMLIVAPNEREVRIEVGYGLEGVLTDAITASIIQTDILPAFRAGHMDQGIVAGTDSLLKALNGDYAPSQWSGGDNAELQTKLQEQMRQENDFFFPFWIVPVAFISFWLAIVILAIRFGKKGRGTTGRGWTSSSSFGSSSSFSSSGSGFSFGGGSFGGGGSSGRW is encoded by the coding sequence ATGCGCGCGCGGATGGCGATCGCGCTCTGGCGGGGCTTGTGGCCGGCGTTGCTGCTGGCGGCGATGCTCGCATCGCAAAGTGTCTCGGCGGCAGAACCCAAATGGCCGGAATTGACGGGTCGGGTCGTGGACGAGGCGGGACTGCTGTCGCAGCAGCAGCGCGCCGAACTCGACTCCAAGCTGACGCAGATCGAGACGCCTTCCGGAACGCAGCTCGTGGTCGTCACGGTCAATTCGCTGCAGGGGCTCGAGATCGAGGAGTATGGGGTCGGACTGGGCCGGCATTGGGGCATCGGCCAGGTCGGTAAGAACAACGGGGCGATGCTGATCGTCGCGCCGAACGAGCGCGAGGTGCGCATCGAGGTCGGCTATGGGCTCGAAGGCGTGCTCACGGACGCCATCACCGCCAGCATCATCCAGACCGATATCCTGCCGGCCTTTCGGGCCGGCCATATGGATCAGGGAATCGTCGCAGGCACCGACAGCCTCCTGAAGGCGCTCAATGGCGACTATGCGCCGAGCCAATGGTCCGGCGGCGACAACGCCGAGCTTCAGACCAAGCTGCAGGAGCAGATGCGACAGGAGAATGATTTCTTCTTTCCCTTCTGGATCGTCCCGGTCGCCTTCATTTCCTTCTGGCTGGCGATCGTGATTCTGGCGATACGGTTCGGGAAGAAGGGCAGAGGCACGACCGGTCGGGGCTGGACCTCCAGCAGCTCTTTCGGTTCTTCCAGCTCCTTCAGCTCGTCCGGTTCGGGCTTCTCGTTCGGGGGCGGCTCGTTCGGGGGCGGTGGCTCCTCGGGGCGCTGGTGA
- a CDS encoding LemA family protein, whose translation MTEILHHQRAPARWRLSLGLLALLPLFLLAGCGVNSIPTYEEQAKAAWSQVLNQYQRRADLVPNLVETVKGYAAHESDTLQAIVEARSKVTQTQIPADILTNPDAFKAFQENQAALTGALSKLMVVVEAYPDLKANQNFLTLQSQLEGTENRIAVARRDYIEAVRVYNTELKTIPGRWWKALLYPDAQPMENFTVAADVINAPKVDFGTGTTGSSGSGSGN comes from the coding sequence ATGACTGAAATCCTTCACCACCAGAGGGCGCCCGCCCGATGGCGTCTGTCGCTGGGTCTCCTGGCGCTGCTGCCGCTGTTCCTGTTGGCGGGCTGCGGCGTCAATTCGATCCCGACCTATGAGGAACAGGCCAAGGCCGCCTGGAGCCAGGTGCTGAACCAGTATCAGCGCCGCGCCGATCTGGTGCCGAACCTGGTCGAGACGGTGAAGGGCTATGCGGCCCATGAGAGCGACACGCTCCAGGCCATCGTCGAGGCCCGCAGCAAGGTCACGCAGACCCAGATCCCCGCCGACATCCTGACCAATCCCGACGCCTTCAAGGCCTTCCAGGAGAACCAGGCGGCCCTGACCGGGGCATTGTCGAAGTTGATGGTCGTGGTCGAGGCCTATCCCGACCTCAAGGCCAATCAGAATTTCCTGACGCTGCAGTCGCAGCTCGAAGGCACCGAGAACCGGATCGCCGTGGCGCGCCGCGACTATATCGAGGCGGTGCGCGTCTATAACACCGAGCTCAAGACGATCCCGGGGCGCTGGTGGAAGGCGCTGCTCTATCCCGACGCCCAGCCGATGGAGAACTTCACCGTCGCGGCCGACGTCATCAACGCGCCCAAGGTCGATTTCGGCACCGGCACCACCGGTTCCAGCGGCAGCGGATCGGGCAATTGA
- a CDS encoding DMT family transporter — MQEQNRSLGFLLLATATGFTATAGMLLRWLDEPAAWRTIFYRSLFFALTVIVWIAVTRKGRMIEAMRSVNLNGLLCALVFSLSTISFIFALFLTTVARTTFLNGLTPLLTGLLGWFALRERMSPATWLAILLALVGVFLMTAEDLTGGNLMGDGLALGASLSAAAMYVLMRRARTIDMLPSFVVAGFLTAALAAPWIADFSLSAHDLAICAALGIFQLGFQYVLLAMGVRHLPAAEAALTTRLSLIFAPLLAWIGAGEVPGRSTLIGGAVIVGAILLHGFWTLHGETRRAKLRPTGG, encoded by the coding sequence ATGCAGGAGCAGAACCGTTCGCTGGGGTTTCTTCTTCTGGCGACGGCGACCGGTTTCACGGCCACCGCGGGGATGCTTCTGCGCTGGCTCGACGAACCGGCGGCCTGGCGCACGATCTTCTATCGTTCGCTCTTCTTTGCGCTCACCGTCATCGTCTGGATCGCCGTCACGCGCAAGGGCCGGATGATCGAGGCGATGCGCAGCGTCAATCTCAACGGCCTGCTCTGCGCCCTGGTCTTTTCGCTCTCGACCATCTCCTTCATCTTCGCGCTGTTTCTGACCACCGTTGCGCGGACCACCTTTCTCAACGGCTTGACGCCGCTCCTGACCGGCCTGCTCGGCTGGTTCGCCCTGCGCGAGCGCATGTCGCCGGCGACCTGGCTGGCGATCCTCCTGGCGCTGGTCGGCGTCTTCCTGATGACAGCGGAAGACCTGACCGGCGGCAACCTGATGGGCGACGGGCTTGCCTTGGGGGCGTCGCTGTCGGCGGCGGCCATGTATGTGCTGATGCGGCGCGCGCGGACGATCGACATGCTGCCTTCGTTCGTTGTCGCCGGCTTCTTGACGGCCGCGCTGGCCGCGCCCTGGATCGCCGATTTCTCCCTCTCGGCGCATGACCTCGCGATCTGTGCGGCCCTCGGGATCTTTCAACTGGGCTTTCAATATGTGCTGCTGGCGATGGGGGTGCGGCATCTGCCGGCGGCGGAGGCCGCGCTCACCACGCGGCTGTCTCTGATCTTTGCGCCATTGCTTGCCTGGATCGGTGCGGGCGAGGTTCCGGGACGGTCGACCCTGATCGGCGGCGCCGTCATCGTCGGCGCGATCCTCCTGCACGGGTTCTGGACCTTGCATGGCGAGACGCGGCGGGCCAAATTGCGGCCAACAGGAGGCTGA
- the ilvD gene encoding dihydroxy-acid dehydratase: MTATFDKSKLPSRYVSVGPQSAPHRSYYYAMGMTEAEIAQPFVGVATTWNEAAPCNISLMRQAQAVKKGVKAAGGTPREFTTITVTDGIAMGHAGMKSSLVSREVIADSVELTMRGHCYDALVGLAGCDKSLPGLMMAMVRLNVPSVFMYGGSILPGRFRGKDVTVQDVFEAVGAHAAHKIDDAELHELECVACPSAGSCGGQFTANTMACVSEAIGLAIPGSAGAPAPYDSRDAYAEASGQEVMKLIKSQLRPRDIVTREALENAAMVVAASGGSTNAGLHLPAIAHEAGIEFDLHDVCAIFRKTPYIADLKPGGRYVAKDMFEVGGVPVLMKALLEGGFLHGDCITVTGKTVAENLASVEFPENQDVILRTSKPLSPTGGVVGLRGNLAPQGAIVKVAGMKKQQFSGPAHCFDCEEDCFKAVQERRYKEGEVLVIRYEGPRGGPGMREMLATTAALYGQGMGDKLALITDGRFSGATRGFCIGHVGPEAAVGGPIGLIKDGDIITIDAAAGTLSVNLSDAELAERRKSWKPRRHDYQSGAIWRYAQTVGDAEKGAVCHPGGKAETHSFADI, encoded by the coding sequence ATGACCGCGACATTCGATAAGAGCAAGCTGCCCAGCCGTTACGTCTCCGTCGGCCCCCAGAGCGCCCCCCACCGTTCCTATTACTACGCGATGGGCATGACCGAGGCCGAGATCGCCCAGCCCTTCGTCGGCGTGGCGACCACCTGGAACGAGGCGGCGCCCTGCAACATTTCGCTGATGCGCCAGGCGCAGGCGGTGAAGAAGGGCGTGAAGGCCGCCGGCGGCACGCCGCGCGAATTCACCACCATCACGGTCACCGACGGCATCGCCATGGGCCATGCCGGCATGAAGTCGTCGCTGGTGAGCCGCGAGGTGATCGCGGATTCGGTGGAGCTCACCATGCGCGGCCATTGCTACGACGCGCTGGTCGGCCTGGCGGGCTGCGACAAGTCGCTGCCCGGCCTGATGATGGCGATGGTCCGCCTCAACGTCCCCTCGGTCTTCATGTATGGCGGCTCGATCCTGCCCGGCCGCTTCCGCGGCAAGGATGTGACGGTGCAGGACGTGTTCGAGGCGGTGGGCGCCCATGCCGCGCACAAGATCGACGACGCCGAGCTGCATGAGCTCGAATGCGTCGCCTGTCCCTCGGCCGGCTCCTGCGGCGGCCAGTTCACCGCCAACACCATGGCCTGCGTGTCCGAAGCGATCGGCCTCGCCATTCCGGGTTCGGCCGGCGCGCCGGCACCCTATGACTCCCGCGACGCCTATGCCGAGGCGTCCGGCCAGGAAGTCATGAAGCTGATCAAGAGCCAGCTCCGTCCGCGCGACATCGTCACGCGCGAAGCGCTCGAGAATGCGGCGATGGTGGTGGCGGCCTCGGGCGGCTCGACCAATGCCGGCCTGCATCTGCCGGCGATCGCGCATGAGGCGGGGATCGAGTTCGATCTCCACGATGTCTGCGCGATCTTCCGCAAGACGCCCTATATCGCCGACCTGAAGCCGGGCGGACGTTATGTCGCCAAGGACATGTTCGAGGTCGGCGGCGTGCCGGTGCTGATGAAGGCGCTGCTCGAAGGCGGCTTCCTCCATGGCGATTGCATCACCGTCACCGGCAAGACCGTCGCGGAGAACCTGGCCTCGGTCGAGTTCCCCGAGAACCAGGACGTGATCCTGCGGACCTCGAAGCCGCTCTCCCCGACCGGCGGCGTGGTGGGATTGCGGGGCAATCTGGCGCCGCAGGGTGCCATCGTGAAGGTCGCCGGCATGAAGAAGCAGCAGTTCTCAGGGCCAGCCCACTGCTTCGATTGCGAGGAGGATTGCTTCAAGGCGGTGCAGGAGCGCCGCTACAAGGAAGGCGAGGTGCTGGTCATCCGCTATGAGGGGCCGCGCGGCGGCCCCGGCATGCGCGAGATGCTGGCGACCACGGCGGCACTCTATGGCCAGGGCATGGGCGACAAGCTGGCACTCATCACCGACGGCCGCTTCTCCGGCGCCACGCGCGGCTTCTGCATCGGGCATGTCGGCCCCGAGGCCGCGGTCGGTGGGCCGATCGGCCTGATCAAGGACGGCGACATCATCACCATCGATGCCGCGGCCGGCACCCTCAGCGTCAACCTCAGCGACGCCGAGCTGGCGGAGCGCAGGAAAAGCTGGAAGCCGCGCCGCCACGACTATCAGTCGGGCGCCATCTGGCGTTACGCCCAGACCGTGGGCGACGCTGAGAAGGGCGCCGTCTGTCATCCCGGCGGCAAGGCCGAAACCCACAGCTTCGCCGATATCTGA
- a CDS encoding aminotransferase class V-fold PLP-dependent enzyme, with product MNPPSLDLDFVRRQFPPLANGWIMLENAGGSYVPQSVIDRVTSYMSEVQIQPSWDFGPSADAAARIATGRRLMAEMINAEPEEVSIGPSTSLNVYLLMQSIRSWFKPGDEVVVTNQDHEANIGAWRRLAEDGVVIREWQIDPVTGELEEAALERLLNPRTRLVCFTHCSNIVATIHDVQHLARRIHQAGALVMVDGVACAPHRHIDVKALDVDFYAFSLYKVFGPHQGLLYGKREHLLKARGQNHFFIEENDIPLKLLPGGVNHEFTAGLTGIADYIDGLYSHHFKAPENSFLSRTKRVFELIGAHEEALANQALDFLRARKKVRIIGQTRAAGRRAPTVSFTVQGMSSRKIAEALNAQKIAIGYGDFYAKRCIDALGTAPQDGVVRIGLAHYNGAEELDRALTALDQVIAKG from the coding sequence ATGAACCCGCCTTCCCTCGACCTGGATTTCGTGCGGCGCCAGTTTCCGCCGCTCGCCAATGGCTGGATCATGCTGGAGAACGCGGGCGGCTCCTACGTGCCGCAGAGCGTGATCGATCGCGTCACCAGCTATATGAGCGAGGTCCAGATCCAGCCGAGCTGGGATTTCGGCCCCTCGGCGGACGCGGCCGCGCGCATCGCCACCGGGCGGCGGCTGATGGCCGAGATGATCAATGCCGAGCCGGAGGAAGTCTCCATCGGTCCCTCGACCTCGCTCAATGTCTATTTGCTGATGCAGTCGATCCGGAGCTGGTTCAAGCCGGGCGACGAGGTCGTCGTCACCAACCAGGACCACGAGGCCAATATCGGCGCCTGGCGCCGCCTCGCCGAGGACGGCGTCGTGATCCGCGAGTGGCAGATCGATCCGGTCACCGGCGAGCTCGAGGAGGCGGCGCTGGAGCGGCTGCTGAATCCGCGCACGCGCCTCGTCTGCTTCACCCATTGCTCCAACATCGTCGCCACGATCCACGATGTACAGCACCTCGCCAGGCGCATCCACCAAGCCGGCGCGCTGGTGATGGTCGACGGCGTCGCCTGCGCGCCGCACCGCCATATCGACGTCAAGGCGCTCGATGTCGATTTCTACGCCTTCAGCCTCTACAAGGTGTTCGGACCGCATCAAGGGCTGCTCTACGGCAAGCGCGAGCATCTGCTGAAGGCGCGTGGGCAGAATCACTTCTTCATCGAGGAAAACGACATCCCGCTGAAGCTGCTGCCGGGCGGCGTGAACCACGAATTCACCGCCGGCCTGACGGGCATCGCCGACTATATCGACGGACTCTATTCGCATCACTTCAAGGCGCCGGAGAACAGCTTTCTCAGCCGCACGAAGCGCGTGTTCGAGCTGATCGGCGCGCATGAGGAAGCGCTGGCCAACCAGGCACTCGATTTCCTGCGCGCGCGAAAGAAGGTGCGGATCATCGGCCAGACGCGGGCCGCCGGCCGACGCGCGCCGACGGTGTCGTTCACCGTCCAGGGGATGAGCTCCCGCAAGATCGCCGAGGCGCTCAACGCCCAGAAGATCGCCATCGGCTATGGCGATTTCTACGCCAAGCGCTGCATCGATGCGCTCGGCACCGCACCCCAGGACGGCGTCGTGCGCATCGGCCTCGCCCACTACAATGGGGCGGAGGAACTCGACCGCGCACTCACGGCGCTGGATCAGGTTATCGCGAAGGGGTGA